A region from the Biomphalaria glabrata chromosome 14, xgBioGlab47.1, whole genome shotgun sequence genome encodes:
- the LOC129922664 gene encoding pancreas transcription factor 1 subunit alpha-like — protein sequence MKQLISPQVDYNMTHGMGLTHIPDTISPTPDFDFCSDDRTSHIISFQGFDDASSVSSLDDCFSPQLTCQHAPRHPAPAAVAQGLPLKARKNNSGNQHAPCGGSVNNNNNILKEDDALDKESLAHLSREERRRRRRATQKYRTAHATRERIRVEAFNVAFSDLRKLLPTLPPDKKLSKIEILRLAICYISYLNHVLDLS from the coding sequence ATGAAACAGCTCATCTCACCCCAGGTGGACTACAACATGACTCACGGGATGGGCCTCACCCACATTCCCGACACTATTTCACCTACACCGGATTTTGACTTTTGCTCGGACGACAGGACGTCGCACATCATCAGCTTCCAGGGGTTCGACGACGCCAGCTCCGTCTCCTCATTGGACGATTGCTTCAGCCCCCAGCTGACGTGCCAGCACGCCCCTCGACACCCGGCCCCCGCCGCCGTGGCGCAGGGGCTGCCGCTGAAAGCTCGAAAAAACAACAGCGGGAATCAGCACGCACCTTGCGGGGGCAgcgtcaacaacaacaacaacatcctGAAGGAGGACGACGCTCTAGACAAAGAGAGTCTGGCACATCTCTCCAGAGAAGAGCGGAGAAGGCGCAGAAGAGCGACACAGAAGTACCGCACTGCGCATGCCACGAGAGAGCGCATCAGAGTGGAGGCTTTCAACGTCGCGTTCTCAGACCTGCGGAAGCTGCTGCCAACTCTACCCCCTGACAAGAAGTTGTCGAAAATAGAAATCTTGAGACTGGCCATTTGTTATATCTCTTACCTGAACCACGTCCTTGACCTTAGCTAA